A genomic stretch from Myxocyprinus asiaticus isolate MX2 ecotype Aquarium Trade chromosome 24, UBuf_Myxa_2, whole genome shotgun sequence includes:
- the LOC127414872 gene encoding tumor protein D54-like isoform X3, with the protein MDSSEHGTGSSMTSTDVASGGNLPPGLTVEEAEELQLELTKVDDEIQTLRQVLTAKERHAAELKRRLGLSPLSELKQNFTKGWHEVQCSNAYLTASATLEDISHSDAYKRTQETLSQAGQMTSTVFSTMGSAIRNRLGEMRSSPSFKSFEDKVENMKYKVMGRSNGESDHSPQHSNNTPF; encoded by the exons ATGGACTCTTCTGAGCATG GTACAGGTTCTTCAATGACATCTACAGACGTAGCCAGTGGAGGAAATCTGCCACCAGGCCTGACAGTGGAAGAGGCAGAAGAACTACAGCTGGAACTCACCAAG GTGGACGATGAGATTCAGACACTCAGGCAGGTTCTTACTGCAAAGGAGAGGCACGCAGCAGAGCTGAAACGCAGGCTTGGCCTCAGTCCTCTCTCTGAACTTAAACAGAACTTCACCAAGGGCTGGCATGAAGTCCAGTGCTCCAATGC ATATCTTACAgcttcagccacactggaggacATTAGCCATTCTGATGC GTATAAGAGGACTCAGGAGACTCTGTCTCAGGCTGGTCAGATGACATCAACCGTGTTCTCTACAATGGGCTCTGCCATCAGAAACAGGCTGGGGGAGATGAG gAGCTCGCCAAGCTTTAAATCCTTCGAGGACAAGGTGGAGAACATGAAG TACAAAGTAATGGGACGATCAAATGGTGAGAGTGACCATTCACCACAACATAGCAACAACACACCCTTCTGA
- the LOC127414872 gene encoding tumor protein D54-like isoform X5: MDSSEHGTGSSMTSTDVASGGNLPPGLTVEEAEELQLELTKVDDEIQTLRQVLTAKERHAAELKRRLGLSPLSELKQNFTKGWHEVQCSNAYKRTQETLSQAGQMTSTVFSTMGSAIRNRLGEMRSSPSFKSFEDKVENMKYKVMGRSNGESDHSPQHSNNTPF, translated from the exons ATGGACTCTTCTGAGCATG GTACAGGTTCTTCAATGACATCTACAGACGTAGCCAGTGGAGGAAATCTGCCACCAGGCCTGACAGTGGAAGAGGCAGAAGAACTACAGCTGGAACTCACCAAG GTGGACGATGAGATTCAGACACTCAGGCAGGTTCTTACTGCAAAGGAGAGGCACGCAGCAGAGCTGAAACGCAGGCTTGGCCTCAGTCCTCTCTCTGAACTTAAACAGAACTTCACCAAGGGCTGGCATGAAGTCCAGTGCTCCAATGC GTATAAGAGGACTCAGGAGACTCTGTCTCAGGCTGGTCAGATGACATCAACCGTGTTCTCTACAATGGGCTCTGCCATCAGAAACAGGCTGGGGGAGATGAG gAGCTCGCCAAGCTTTAAATCCTTCGAGGACAAGGTGGAGAACATGAAG TACAAAGTAATGGGACGATCAAATGGTGAGAGTGACCATTCACCACAACATAGCAACAACACACCCTTCTGA
- the LOC127414872 gene encoding tumor protein D54-like isoform X6, with the protein MDSSEHGTGSSMTSTDVASGGNLPPGLTVEEAEELQLELTKVDDEIQTLRQVLTAKERHAAELKRRLGLSPLSELKQNFTKGWHEVQCSNAYLTASATLEDISHSDAYKRTQETLSQAGQMTSTVFSTMGSAIRNRLGEMSTK; encoded by the exons ATGGACTCTTCTGAGCATG GTACAGGTTCTTCAATGACATCTACAGACGTAGCCAGTGGAGGAAATCTGCCACCAGGCCTGACAGTGGAAGAGGCAGAAGAACTACAGCTGGAACTCACCAAG GTGGACGATGAGATTCAGACACTCAGGCAGGTTCTTACTGCAAAGGAGAGGCACGCAGCAGAGCTGAAACGCAGGCTTGGCCTCAGTCCTCTCTCTGAACTTAAACAGAACTTCACCAAGGGCTGGCATGAAGTCCAGTGCTCCAATGC ATATCTTACAgcttcagccacactggaggacATTAGCCATTCTGATGC GTATAAGAGGACTCAGGAGACTCTGTCTCAGGCTGGTCAGATGACATCAACCGTGTTCTCTACAATGGGCTCTGCCATCAGAAACAGGCTGGGGGAGATGAG TACAAAGTAA
- the LOC127414872 gene encoding tumor protein D54-like isoform X7, producing MDSSEHGTGSSMTSTDVASGGNLPPGLTVEEAEELQLELTKVDDEIQTLRQVLTAKERHAAELKRRLGLSPLSELKQNFTKGWHEVQCSNAYKRTQETLSQAGQMTSTVFSTMGSAIRNRLGEMSTK from the exons ATGGACTCTTCTGAGCATG GTACAGGTTCTTCAATGACATCTACAGACGTAGCCAGTGGAGGAAATCTGCCACCAGGCCTGACAGTGGAAGAGGCAGAAGAACTACAGCTGGAACTCACCAAG GTGGACGATGAGATTCAGACACTCAGGCAGGTTCTTACTGCAAAGGAGAGGCACGCAGCAGAGCTGAAACGCAGGCTTGGCCTCAGTCCTCTCTCTGAACTTAAACAGAACTTCACCAAGGGCTGGCATGAAGTCCAGTGCTCCAATGC GTATAAGAGGACTCAGGAGACTCTGTCTCAGGCTGGTCAGATGACATCAACCGTGTTCTCTACAATGGGCTCTGCCATCAGAAACAGGCTGGGGGAGATGAG TACAAAGTAA
- the LOC127414872 gene encoding tumor protein D54-like isoform X8 has protein sequence MDSSEHGTGSSMTSTDVASGGNLPPGLTVEEAEELQLELTKVDDEIQTLRQVLTAKERHAAELKRRLGLSPLSELKQNFTKGWHEVQCSNAYKRTQETLSQAGQMTSTVFSTMGSAIRNRLGEMR, from the exons ATGGACTCTTCTGAGCATG GTACAGGTTCTTCAATGACATCTACAGACGTAGCCAGTGGAGGAAATCTGCCACCAGGCCTGACAGTGGAAGAGGCAGAAGAACTACAGCTGGAACTCACCAAG GTGGACGATGAGATTCAGACACTCAGGCAGGTTCTTACTGCAAAGGAGAGGCACGCAGCAGAGCTGAAACGCAGGCTTGGCCTCAGTCCTCTCTCTGAACTTAAACAGAACTTCACCAAGGGCTGGCATGAAGTCCAGTGCTCCAATGC GTATAAGAGGACTCAGGAGACTCTGTCTCAGGCTGGTCAGATGACATCAACCGTGTTCTCTACAATGGGCTCTGCCATCAGAAACAGGCTGGGGGAGATGAGGTGA
- the LOC127414872 gene encoding tumor protein D54-like isoform X1: protein MDSSEHGTGSSMTSTDVASGGNLPPGLTVEEAEELQLELTKVDDEIQTLRQVLTAKERHAAELKRRLGLSPLSELKQNFTKGWHEVQCSNAYLTASATLEDISHSDAYKRTQETLSQAGQMTSTVFSTMGSAIRNRLGEMRALPYSNSGSNFSMRHSLSMPAMRSSPSFKSFEDKVENMKYKVMGRSNGESDHSPQHSNNTPF from the exons ATGGACTCTTCTGAGCATG GTACAGGTTCTTCAATGACATCTACAGACGTAGCCAGTGGAGGAAATCTGCCACCAGGCCTGACAGTGGAAGAGGCAGAAGAACTACAGCTGGAACTCACCAAG GTGGACGATGAGATTCAGACACTCAGGCAGGTTCTTACTGCAAAGGAGAGGCACGCAGCAGAGCTGAAACGCAGGCTTGGCCTCAGTCCTCTCTCTGAACTTAAACAGAACTTCACCAAGGGCTGGCATGAAGTCCAGTGCTCCAATGC ATATCTTACAgcttcagccacactggaggacATTAGCCATTCTGATGC GTATAAGAGGACTCAGGAGACTCTGTCTCAGGCTGGTCAGATGACATCAACCGTGTTCTCTACAATGGGCTCTGCCATCAGAAACAGGCTGGGGGAGATGAG GGCTCTGCCGTACTCTAACTCTGG TAGCAACTTTTCCATGCGTCACTCTTTAAGTATGCCAGCAATGAG gAGCTCGCCAAGCTTTAAATCCTTCGAGGACAAGGTGGAGAACATGAAG TACAAAGTAATGGGACGATCAAATGGTGAGAGTGACCATTCACCACAACATAGCAACAACACACCCTTCTGA
- the LOC127414872 gene encoding tumor protein D54-like isoform X2, which produces MDSSEHGTGSSMTSTDVASGGNLPPGLTVEEAEELQLELTKVDDEIQTLRQVLTAKERHAAELKRRLGLSPLSELKQNFTKGWHEVQCSNAYKRTQETLSQAGQMTSTVFSTMGSAIRNRLGEMRALPYSNSGSNFSMRHSLSMPAMRSSPSFKSFEDKVENMKYKVMGRSNGESDHSPQHSNNTPF; this is translated from the exons ATGGACTCTTCTGAGCATG GTACAGGTTCTTCAATGACATCTACAGACGTAGCCAGTGGAGGAAATCTGCCACCAGGCCTGACAGTGGAAGAGGCAGAAGAACTACAGCTGGAACTCACCAAG GTGGACGATGAGATTCAGACACTCAGGCAGGTTCTTACTGCAAAGGAGAGGCACGCAGCAGAGCTGAAACGCAGGCTTGGCCTCAGTCCTCTCTCTGAACTTAAACAGAACTTCACCAAGGGCTGGCATGAAGTCCAGTGCTCCAATGC GTATAAGAGGACTCAGGAGACTCTGTCTCAGGCTGGTCAGATGACATCAACCGTGTTCTCTACAATGGGCTCTGCCATCAGAAACAGGCTGGGGGAGATGAG GGCTCTGCCGTACTCTAACTCTGG TAGCAACTTTTCCATGCGTCACTCTTTAAGTATGCCAGCAATGAG gAGCTCGCCAAGCTTTAAATCCTTCGAGGACAAGGTGGAGAACATGAAG TACAAAGTAATGGGACGATCAAATGGTGAGAGTGACCATTCACCACAACATAGCAACAACACACCCTTCTGA
- the LOC127414872 gene encoding tumor protein D54-like isoform X4, giving the protein MDSSEHGTGSSMTSTDVASGGNLPPGLTVEEAEELQLELTKVDDEIQTLRQVLTAKERHAAELKRRLGLSPLSELKQNFTKGWHEVQCSNAYLTASATLEDISHSDAYKRTQETLSQAGQMTSTVFSTMGSAIRNRLGEMRALPYSNSGSNFSMRHSLSMPAMSTK; this is encoded by the exons ATGGACTCTTCTGAGCATG GTACAGGTTCTTCAATGACATCTACAGACGTAGCCAGTGGAGGAAATCTGCCACCAGGCCTGACAGTGGAAGAGGCAGAAGAACTACAGCTGGAACTCACCAAG GTGGACGATGAGATTCAGACACTCAGGCAGGTTCTTACTGCAAAGGAGAGGCACGCAGCAGAGCTGAAACGCAGGCTTGGCCTCAGTCCTCTCTCTGAACTTAAACAGAACTTCACCAAGGGCTGGCATGAAGTCCAGTGCTCCAATGC ATATCTTACAgcttcagccacactggaggacATTAGCCATTCTGATGC GTATAAGAGGACTCAGGAGACTCTGTCTCAGGCTGGTCAGATGACATCAACCGTGTTCTCTACAATGGGCTCTGCCATCAGAAACAGGCTGGGGGAGATGAG GGCTCTGCCGTACTCTAACTCTGG TAGCAACTTTTCCATGCGTCACTCTTTAAGTATGCCAGCAATGAG TACAAAGTAA